A genomic window from Populus nigra chromosome 7, ddPopNigr1.1, whole genome shotgun sequence includes:
- the LOC133698746 gene encoding uncharacterized protein LOC133698746, producing MKGIKYLEHFRGEHQLKLIEKVDKANLAVCKACKEHCRDPYYFSCSVCDLNLHDLCAKLPSWFSNPFHPHTLSIFQTHMIGEPEQFQCHACFRNIDGFTYGYKCNECLIYLDVECALLRPVIKEDEDHVLIHFSHLHPLVLVATELKDVNDDPPRCYLCWEFIISSVLFYKCEPCRFYLHKSCAELKLPKRLDHFYHRCSLALCTERNPYICNACLRNRGGFHYLCDNCNFRLDVDCALLPEKMKSEGPDQLYHHPMHGHPLTLVDVTDDEAIHCVACQKSCCDKAHVCRWAGVCKFFLHQQCFLLPEKVFQPQYPGLQLKLTPECFPKARCISCYNLCNGLFYRTPSKLPKKVRKKLGGLPLPFNVHVKCPVEVSTITYQAHPHNLTFIENVIGNDVDNSNEFKGIKCKACGKDCISSSPLFRCARCNYNLHAECGPLPCIIPFKSELHTHPLRLIYSPVDGEDKNDVDVFYCDECENERDPRLPVYCCSEGCPYIAEIKCVISEVKRSLLGYNGEVELKSLITKMAGKVIGKYYLPPQETGRGSGTKNEDCNEIISRFRIEDTDLYRSISMAARHWAQNDTTKSMGSQASLFPNEALTLMNLLYGGKDIFKEDRPIFKVEDHFLKSDFAYIREALGDVILAKPTLQNSPVVDYFRFMLCWTINSMRTTRVVDISQELLSKWWKILKMVHFAGFNIQFALDRLDRIVFAYYGLQAKAEKENLQKIDGEISELDQDVKKLEALLVDKRARLQELQKRRGHVASKEIVGSSFIDKCLGEASELKWRLAGEGLFEK from the exons ATGAAGGGAATCAAGTACCTCGAGCATTTCAGAGGTGAGCATCAATTGAAGCTGATCGAGAAGGTTGACAAAGCTAATCTAGCTGTATGCAAAGCTTGCAAGGAACACTGTCGTGATCCGTATTATTTTAGTTGCAGCGTATGCGATTTGAACCTCCATGATTTATGTGCAAAGTTGCCATCATGGTTCTCAAATCCTTTTCATCCCCACACGCTTTCAATCTTTCAGACTCATATGATAGGCGAGCCGGAACAGTTTCAGTGCCACGCCTGTTTTAGGAACATAGATGGCTTCACCTATGGCTACAAATGCAATGAGTGCCTCATCTATCTAGATGTTGAATGTGCTTTACTAAGACCTGTCataaaagaagatgaagatcaTGTTCTAATCCATTTTTCCCATCTTCATCCATTAGTCCTAGTTGCTACTGAACTGAAGGATGTTAATGATGACCCCCCACGCTGCTACTTGTGTTGGGAATTTATAATTAGCTCGGTCCTGTTCTACAAGTGTGAACCCTGCAGATTCTATCTTCACAAATCATGTGCTGAATTGAAGTTGCCAAAACGTTTGGATCACTTCTATCACCGTTGCTCTCTCGCTCTATGCACCGAAAGAAATCCTTATATTTGCAATGCTTGTTTGAGGAATCGCGGTGGCTTCCACTACCTCTGCGACAATTGCAACTTCAGGCTTGATGTCGACTGCGCTTTACTGCCTGAAAAAATGAAATCCGAAGGTCCAGATCAGCTCTACCACCACCCTATGCACGGGCATCCCCTAACACTTGTTGATGTAACTGACGATGAAGCAATTCACTGCGTCGCTTGCCAGAAAAGCTGTTGTGACAAGGCCCATGTCTGTCGTTGGGCCGGGGTATGCAAGTTTTTCCTCCACCAACAATGCTTCCTTCTTCCTGAGAAGGTATTCCAACCGCAATATCCAGGCCTCCAGTTAAAGTTGACTCCAGAATGTTTTCCTAAAGCAAGATGCATTTCCTGTTATAATTTATGCAATGGCTTATTCTACCGCACTCCGTCCAAATTACCGAAGAAAGTGAGAAAAAAACTGGGTGGCTTACCATTACCATTCAACGTGCACGTTAAATGTCCGGTGGAGGTGTCCACTATAACATATCAAGCTCACCCTCACAATCTTACATTTATCGAGAACGTCATAGGCAATGATGTTGACAACAGCAATGAATTCAAAGGTATAAAGTGCAAGGCCTGCGGCAAGGATTGCATATCATCATCACCTCTGTTTCGTTGTGCCCGATGCAATTACAATCTTCATGCTGAATGTGGTCCCTTACCGTGTATCATTCCTTTCAAAAGTGAATTACATACACATCCACTCAGGCTTATCTATTCTCCGGTGGACGGCGAAGACAAAAATGACGTGGATGTGTTTTACTGCGATGAGTGCGAAAACGAAAGAGATCCAAGGCTGCCAGTTTATTGTTGCTCTGAGGGCTGCCCCTACATTGCTGAGATTAAATGCGTAATATCCGAG GTAAAACGTTCATTATTGGGATATAATGGAGAAGTGGAGTTGAAGTCCTTGATCACTAAGATGGCTGGGAAGGTGATTGGCAAATATTATCTTCCTCCTCAGGAAACTGGAAGGGGCAGTGGAACAAAGAATGAAGATTGCAATGAAATTATTAGTCGTTTCAGAATTGAGGACACAGACTTGTATCGAAGCATTTCTATGGCTGCAAGACACTGGGCTCAGAATGATACCACCAAGAGCATGGGATCACAAGCTTCTCTGTTTCCAAATGAGGCTCTTACTCTTATGAACTTATTATATGGAGGCAAAGATATATTTAAAGAAGATAGGCCGATTTTCAAGGTCGAAGATCATTTTTTGAAGTCAGACTTTGCATACATAAGGGAGGCACTCGGTGATGTTATCCTTGCAAAACCCACTTTGCAAAATTCACCGGTAGTGGACTATTTCAGATTTATGTTATGCTGGACAATAAACAGCATGCGCACCACAAGAGTTGTTGATATTTCCCAAGAACTACTGTCGAAGTGGTGGAAGATCTTGAAAATGGTGCATTTTGCAGGTTTCAACATACAGTTCGCCTTAGACCGTCTGGACAGGATTGTGTTTGCTTACTATGGTCTTCAAGCTAAAGCAGAAAAGGAGAACCTGCAGAAAATAGATGGAGAGATCTCAGAGCTTGATCAAgatgttaaaaaattagaagcaTTATTGGTGGATAAAAGAGCAAGATTACAAGAACTCCAGAAGAGACGCGGGCATGTGGCGTCCAAAGAAATCGTGGGTTCTAGCTTCATAGACAAGTGCTTAGGGGAGGCATCTGAACTGAAGTGGAGGTTAGCTGGTGAAggtctttttgaaaaatag